One Amorphoplanes digitatis genomic window carries:
- the murC gene encoding UDP-N-acetylmuramate--L-alanine ligase — protein MNTAELTPAGELTAEDLGTVHLIGIGGVGMGGLARLLLTRGVPVTGSELREWPALAALRALGGTVHMAHEASNLDGVDTVVYSTAIPQDHVEIVEARRRGLRVLHRSEALAAAMTGRRTIAVAGTHGKTTTTSIMTVILQHAGEDPSFVIGGEISAAGSNGHHGSGNYFVAEADESDKSFLIYRPHVAIITNIEGDHLNNWGDLTGLKAGFLEFAELTDADGFVVTCADDEGVQELIAGLRAAGRTVYTYGESEGADLRITDIVSSVQGVRYQATLDGKPLGEITLALPGRHMGLNSAAAVLTALRLGLPLQKVTEALASFPGVRRRFERKGTVAGIRVYDEYAYHPTSVKAALRTLREVAGDGRLVVVFQPYRVYRTRDLQAELAEGLAIADEVIVMEVFGPGEQRGPGEGGVALTAAVDLPAERKIFVPSWEDVPAEVVRRSRPGDVVVTMGAPPISLMGDELLAALAEA, from the coding sequence GTGAACACCGCTGAGCTGACGCCGGCCGGTGAGTTGACCGCCGAGGATCTGGGCACCGTCCACCTCATCGGCATCGGTGGGGTGGGCATGGGCGGCCTGGCCCGGCTGCTGCTCACCCGCGGCGTGCCGGTCACCGGCAGCGAGCTGCGGGAGTGGCCCGCGCTGGCCGCGCTGCGCGCGCTGGGCGGCACCGTGCACATGGCGCACGAGGCGTCCAACCTGGACGGCGTCGACACCGTCGTCTACTCGACCGCCATCCCGCAGGACCACGTGGAGATCGTCGAGGCGCGCCGCCGCGGCCTGCGGGTGCTGCACCGCTCCGAGGCCCTCGCGGCCGCGATGACCGGGCGCCGCACGATCGCGGTCGCCGGCACGCACGGCAAGACGACCACGACGTCGATCATGACGGTGATCCTCCAGCACGCGGGGGAGGACCCGTCGTTCGTGATCGGCGGCGAGATCTCCGCGGCCGGCTCGAACGGCCACCACGGCTCCGGCAACTACTTCGTGGCCGAGGCGGACGAGAGCGACAAGTCGTTCCTCATCTACCGCCCGCACGTCGCGATCATCACCAACATCGAGGGCGACCACCTCAACAACTGGGGCGACCTCACCGGGCTCAAGGCGGGCTTCCTCGAATTCGCCGAGCTCACCGACGCCGACGGCTTCGTGGTGACCTGCGCCGACGACGAGGGCGTTCAGGAGCTGATCGCGGGGCTGCGCGCCGCGGGCCGCACGGTGTACACCTACGGCGAGTCCGAGGGCGCCGACCTGCGGATCACCGACATCGTCTCCTCCGTGCAGGGCGTGCGCTACCAGGCCACGCTCGACGGCAAGCCGCTCGGCGAGATCACGCTGGCGCTTCCCGGGCGGCACATGGGGCTCAACAGCGCGGCGGCCGTGCTGACCGCGCTGCGCCTCGGGCTGCCGCTGCAGAAGGTGACCGAGGCGCTCGCGTCGTTCCCCGGCGTCCGGCGCCGCTTCGAGCGCAAGGGCACGGTCGCGGGCATCCGGGTCTACGACGAGTACGCGTACCACCCGACCTCGGTGAAGGCGGCGCTGCGCACGCTGCGCGAGGTGGCCGGCGACGGCCGGCTCGTCGTGGTGTTCCAGCCGTACCGCGTCTACCGGACCCGCGACCTGCAGGCCGAGCTGGCCGAGGGCCTGGCCATCGCCGACGAGGTGATCGTCATGGAGGTCTTCGGCCCCGGCGAGCAGCGCGGCCCCGGCGAGGGCGGGGTGGCGCTGACCGCGGCCGTCGACCTGCCCGCCGAGCGCAAGATCTTCGTGCCGTCCTGGGAGGACGTGCCCGCCGAGGTCGTGCGGCGCAGCCGCCCCGGCGACGTCGTTGTCACCATGGGCGCGCCGCCGATCTCGCTGATGGGCGACGAGTTGCTGGCCGCGCTGGCCGAGGCCTGA